Proteins from a genomic interval of Salmo salar chromosome ssa14, Ssal_v3.1, whole genome shotgun sequence:
- the LOC123723953 gene encoding zinc finger protein 79-like, protein MVKEEELDQTTTLAGPDQFVMDESDGQLWTSVDPGRDTDPGGHPDFSFHSTEEYSQNISIFPSHSGLPSVPTMTDDVGPSLHSSIWKPHANMFSAAKHMKRHVGTLADETRQQMPEGQSSEMLNSSNEGNSLALQSRQHQYRASEATVRLSECMTGSNMATTSTFSGYSLSHSSFNMVKRMRTQWRSGGTTERRFSCTFCGKSFQRFSELKVHLRSHTGEKPYTCEQCGRSFTQQCNLIRHALVHTGEKPYECTQCGKCFTQRSKMKSHQRTHIGESAVSQYAVPTYPADPQTSLMMSQNRWNK, encoded by the coding sequence atggtgaaagaggaggagctgGATCAGACCACGACCCTGGCAGGTCCTGACCAGTTTGTTATGGATGAGTCTGATGGGCAGCTGTGGACCTCTGTGGATCCAGGCAGAGACACTGACCCTGGTGGCCACCCAGATTTCTCCTTTCATTCCACAGAAGAGTACTCTCAGAATATCTCAATTTTCCCATCTCATAGTGGGCTGCCATCTGTTCCTACTATGACAGATGATGTAGGGCCATCGCTTCACTCTtctatatggaaaccacatgctaACATGTTCAGTGCTGCAAAACACATGAAAAGACATGTAGGGACATTGGCTGATGAGACTAGACAACAGATGCCAGAGGGACAGAGCAGTGAGATGCTGAATTCAAGTAATGAAGGAAATAGTTTAGCTCTACAGTCAAGGCAGCATCAATACAGGGCTTCAGAAGCGACTGTGAGATTGAGTGAGTGCATGACAGGGTCAAACATGGCCACCACCTCCACCTTCTCTGGATACAGCCTGAGTCACAGTAGTTTTAACATGGTGAAGAGAATGAGGACTCAGTGGAGATCAGGCGGCACCACCGAGAGGCGTTTCAGCTGCACCTTCTGTGGTAAGAGCTTCCAGCGTTTCAGCGAGCTCAAAGTACACCTCCGGAGTCACACCGGAGAGAAACCGTACACCTGCGAACAGTGTGGCAGGAGTTTCACCCAGCAGTGCAACCTGATCAGACATGCTCTGGTCCACACTGGGGAGAAACCGTATGAGTGCACACAGTGTGGGAAATGCTTCACCCAGCGCTCCAAAATGAAGTCACATCAGAGAACTCACATAGGAGAGAGTGCAGTGTCTCAATATGCGGTACCCACATACCCTGCGGATCCACAAACAAGTTTAATGATGTCTCAGAACAGATGGAATAAATAG